In Micropterus dolomieu isolate WLL.071019.BEF.003 ecotype Adirondacks linkage group LG17, ASM2129224v1, whole genome shotgun sequence, one genomic interval encodes:
- the treh gene encoding trehalase, protein MHNLMVFCFSSLVFFTCVKTAFPPPCDSEIYCTGPILHQIQKAKLFDDDKHFVDMKLRETPDVVLSAFRNLSHESPNMTVTPAKLQEFLNKYFEEPGTELETWTPPDWHDKPKFLGGIVDQELRAWAEKIHNLWKSLGRKIRPGVKAHPELYSLIYTPYPVVVPGGRFRELYYWDSYWVINGLLLSEMTDTAYGMIQNFIYLVNRYGFIPNGGRIYYERRSQPPFLTLMVESYYQVTKDKEFLRAALPVLEQEYRFWMQNRSVVVKVNGAEHVLNRYHVQVGLPRPESYSDDLELAEGLTDDLKEQLWEDLKAGAESGWDFTSRWYIDGDSHKNSTLRETRTSQILPTDLNALLCLNENTLASFHRILGDGDSAALYDHAAARRQEAIESVLWDAERGAWFDYSLVTRSKHFEFYPSNLAPVWAQCYSRPEMGEKAVQYLKRSGALQFTNGVPTSLRESGQQWDYPNAWPPLQHMLIDGLSKLPSENAKQLAFHLAQRWIKTNWLAYKTYEAMFEKYDVNGDGKPGGGGEYQVQLGFGWTSGVALQLLDQYGATLTSESRLVSSGLLLPLVISAAVMLQ, encoded by the exons TCTTGCATCAGATACAGAAAGCTAAACTGTTTGATGATGACAAACACTTTGTTGACATGAAGCTGAGGGAAACTCCTG ATGTTGTTTTGTCAGCTTTTCGCAACCTTTCACATGAATCCCCAAACATGACTGTCACACCTGCCAAACTGCAGGAGTTCCTTAATAAATACTTTGAGGAACCAGGGACAGAGTTGGAGACGTGGACACCACCAGACTGGCATGACAA gccAAAGTTCCTGGGAGGAATAGTGGACCAAGAACTACGTGCTTGGGCTGAGAAGATACACAATCTGTGGAAGTCTCTTGGCAGAAAG ATCCGCCCTGGTGTTAAAGCTCACCCAGAGCTTTACTCGCTCATATACACGCCATATCCTGTTGTCGTGCCTGGGGGGCGCTTCAGGGAACTCTATTATTG GGATTCCTACTGGGTCATCAACGGGCTCCTGCTGTCAGAGATGACAGACACGGCCTACGGGATGATTCAAAACTTTATCTACCTTGTCAACAG ATATGGCTTCATTCCAAATGGTGGGCGGATTTACTATGAAAGGCGCAGTCAGCCGCCATTTCTCACTCTAATGGTGGAGAGCTACTATCAAGTAACCAAGGATAAAGAGTTCCTCAG AGCAGCTTTACCAGTTCTGGAGCAGGAGTACCGATTTTGGATGCAGAACCGTTCTGTGGTAGTGAAAGTAAATGGGGCAGAGCATGTACTGAACCGGTATCATGTGCAGGTGGGCTTACCCAG GCCTGAATCCTACTCAGACGATCTGGAATTAGCTGAAGGACTCACTGATG ACCTTAAGGAGCAGCTATGGGAGGATCTCAAAGCGGGTGCAGAGTCTGGTTGGGACTTCACATCACGCTGGTATATAGATGGTGACAGCCACAAAAACAGCACCCTCAGAGAGACCCGCACCAGTCAGATCCTGCCTACTGACCTCAATGCTCTGCTGTGCCTCAATGAGAACACTCTTGCTTCATTTCACAGGATCCTGG GTGATGGTGACTCAGCTGCACTGTATGACCAcgctgcagcccgcagacagGAGGCAATAGAGTCTGTGCTGTGGGATGCTGAGAGGGGAGCCTGGTTTGACTATAGCCTGGTTACACGCTCCAAACACTTTGAGTTTTACCCCTCCAACCTGGCACCTGTTTGGGCACAGTGCTATTCTCGGCCAGAGATGGGCGAGAAGGCAGTACAGTATCTGAAG AGGAGTGGTGCTCTCCAGTTCACCAACGGAGTTCCAACGTCGCTGAGAGAATCTGGGCAGCAGTGGGACTATCCTAATGCATGGCCTCCTTTACAGCACATGCTCATTGATG GTTTATCCAAACTGCCTTCAGAGAATGCTAAACAACTAGCATTTCATTTGGCCCAGCGTTGGATCAAGACAAACTGGTTGGCATACAAGACGTATGAAGCCATGTTTGAAAAG TATGATGTCAACGGAGATGGCAAACCTGGTGGTGGAGGAGAATATCAAGTTCAG CTGGGTTTTGGTTGGACCAGTGGCGTGGCCCTGCAGCTCCTGGACCAGTATGGTGCAACTCTCACCTCAGAAAGCAGACTTGTGTCTTCTGGCCTCCTGCTGCCTCTGGTCATTTCAGCTGCTGTCATGCTTCAGTGA